The following are encoded in a window of Magnolia sinica isolate HGM2019 chromosome 11, MsV1, whole genome shotgun sequence genomic DNA:
- the LOC131219451 gene encoding nuclear transcription factor Y subunit B-3-like: MADSDNESGGGGFAGGGNANSESSPREQDRFLPIANVSRIMKKALPANAKISKDAKETVQECVSEFISFITGEASDKCQREKRKTINGDDLLWAMTTLGFEEYVEPLKVYLQKFREMEGEKSSKEGGVGGGGGGVGGGGGSGNGVISGNSGGGYDGGGMYGGGGGTMNMMMMGHQGQMYGSPAAPSYHHHQMVVGGKSTGSGGAAGTSSQARQGRG, translated from the coding sequence ATGGCGGACTCCGACAACGAGTCAGGTGGCGGGGGCTTCGCAGGTGGCGGCAACGCGAACAGCGAATCTTCGCCGCGGGAGCAGGACAGGTTCCTGCCCATCGCTAACGTGAGCCGGATCATGAAGAAAGCCCTCCCAGCGAACGCGAAGATCTCGAAGGACGCGAAAGAGACGGTCCAGGAGTGCGTGTCGGAATTCATCAGCTTCATCACAGGGGAAGCGTCCGATAAGTGTCAGCGCGAGAAGCGGAAGACGATCAACGGTGACGATTTGCTGTGGGCCATGACGACGCTGGGGTTTGAAGAGTACGTAGAGCCGCTGAAAGTGTACTTGCAGAAGTTtagagagatggagggagagaaaagctctaaggaaGGAGGAGTAGGAGGAggtggtggtggtgttggtggcGGCGGAGGGAGTGGCAATGGTGTAATTTCAGGGAATAGTGGGGGTGGTTATGATGGTGGGGGGATgtatggtggtggtggtgggacCATGAATATGATGATGATGGGCCATCAAGGACAGATGTATGGTTCTCCAGCAGCACCATCTTATCACCACCATCAGATGGTTGTGGGTGGGAAGAGCACCGGTTCAGGTGGTGCTGCGGGTACTTCAAGCCAGGCAAGGCAAGGGAGGGGATAA